Proteins from one Halovivax limisalsi genomic window:
- a CDS encoding DUF5781 family protein yields the protein MELRVRGPGPAAPFLGARDLFETERDLSLPVEVHLRDDPDERTWAGHYDDRHVLNISRQAANSAMARELALHEFAHMARYEEDHPSHVQSTEEALYLALTGRDVERRELAHCYQIANHMKDIYADDITLSVGPGEKLLSYLESSLATAVADRPAPPRPGFQRIGAGADPEITAVNAAFALALAERHDLIDDDHRLYDLAHAAAMDAPAVDLESFRTRFRELAHEPDASTYRRHLVEATRSYAAGGPAAE from the coding sequence ATGGAACTACGCGTACGGGGTCCGGGCCCGGCGGCCCCGTTTCTCGGCGCTCGCGACCTGTTCGAGACCGAGCGGGATCTCTCGCTGCCCGTCGAGGTCCACCTCCGGGACGACCCGGACGAACGGACCTGGGCGGGTCACTACGACGATCGTCACGTGCTGAACATCTCGCGACAGGCCGCCAACTCGGCGATGGCGCGCGAACTCGCCCTCCACGAGTTCGCCCACATGGCCCGCTACGAGGAGGACCACCCCTCGCACGTCCAGTCGACCGAGGAAGCCCTCTACCTCGCGCTAACCGGCCGGGACGTCGAGCGACGGGAGCTGGCCCACTGTTATCAGATCGCCAATCACATGAAAGACATCTACGCCGACGACATCACGCTCTCGGTCGGGCCGGGCGAGAAACTGCTCTCGTACCTGGAGTCGAGCCTGGCGACGGCGGTCGCGGATCGACCGGCGCCGCCCCGGCCCGGCTTCCAGCGGATCGGCGCCGGCGCCGACCCGGAGATCACGGCCGTCAACGCGGCGTTCGCGCTCGCCCTGGCCGAACGGCACGACCTGATCGACGACGACCACCGGCTGTACGACCTCGCCCACGCCGCCGCGATGGACGCGCCGGCGGTCGACCTCGAGTCGTTTCGGACCCGGTTTCGCGAGCTCGCGCACGAACCCGACGCCAGCACGTATCGCCGACACCTCGTCGAGGCTACGCGTTCGTACGCCGCCGGCGGTCCGGCCGCGGAGTGA